Proteins encoded together in one Aurantiacibacter aquimixticola window:
- a CDS encoding peroxiredoxin, whose amino-acid sequence MTISKGDTIPDVTLAKATEEGPEQVQSKDFFAGRKVALFAVPGAFTPTCSARHLPGYVEKADELKAKGVDEIACTAVNDAFVMNAWKDANDAGEITMLADGNGQFAKALGLDADFTNFGMGERCQRYSMIVEDGTVTEVNVEKPGEFDVSSADHMLGQL is encoded by the coding sequence ATGACGATTTCCAAAGGCGACACCATTCCCGACGTCACGCTTGCGAAGGCGACGGAAGAGGGGCCCGAGCAGGTCCAGTCGAAAGACTTCTTCGCCGGCCGCAAGGTGGCGCTGTTCGCCGTTCCGGGGGCCTTCACCCCCACCTGTTCGGCCCGTCACCTGCCCGGCTATGTCGAGAAGGCCGACGAGCTGAAGGCCAAGGGCGTTGACGAGATCGCCTGCACTGCCGTGAACGACGCTTTCGTCATGAATGCCTGGAAGGACGCCAACGATGCGGGTGAGATCACCATGCTCGCCGATGGCAACGGTCAGTTCGCCAAGGCGCTTGGCCTCGATGCCGACTTCACCAATTTCGGCATGGGCGAGCGGTGCCAGCGCTATTCGATGATCGTCGAGGACGGCACAGTGACCGAGGTCAATGTCGAGAAGCCCGGCGAATTCGACGTGTCGAGCGCGGACCACATGCTCGGCCAGCTCTGA
- a CDS encoding UDP-N-acetylglucosamine 1-carboxyvinyltransferase yields MTALYVRGGQKLEGKIEPSANKNAVLPVLCATLLSDAPIMLRNVPEITDVTRIHAFFSELGSTIEWDKEHKTLAIDHSTIPTNAKATLPQAMRASIMMIPGLLARLGEARLEHEVKGCTLGAREIDPHVAVFRAFGAECETEGKDIVFRHKGRGEAARMWLEYASVTTTENFIISALSADGTSQIVNAACEPHVQELCAFLEKMGAKLKGKGTSMVSIEGCKNFTSVDYTFVEDFHEIATFLALSAVTGGDISVRNTRPEDFMLIDRTFEKFGAEVTHKDGWSRLNAPSELVVQQNFTSHITTKVEAAPWPYIPADLLPIFIALGVKAKGQTMFWNKVYEGGLTWHTELSLFGAHTLLCDPHRLITFGGDKLVPATVTSPYIIRVAIAMLMVASSIEGESKILDADPIRRAHPDFVANIDSLGVDVSWNDEG; encoded by the coding sequence ATGACGGCATTGTATGTGAGGGGCGGGCAGAAGCTCGAAGGCAAGATCGAGCCATCGGCGAACAAGAATGCCGTGCTGCCGGTGCTGTGCGCCACGCTGCTTTCGGACGCGCCGATCATGCTGCGCAACGTGCCGGAAATCACCGATGTGACGCGCATCCACGCCTTCTTTTCCGAACTCGGCAGCACGATCGAGTGGGACAAGGAGCACAAGACGCTCGCCATCGATCATTCGACCATTCCGACCAATGCGAAGGCGACCCTGCCACAGGCCATGCGCGCTTCGATCATGATGATTCCCGGCCTGCTGGCGCGGCTCGGCGAGGCCCGGCTGGAGCACGAGGTAAAAGGCTGCACACTCGGCGCGCGCGAGATCGATCCGCATGTGGCCGTGTTCCGTGCATTCGGCGCCGAATGCGAGACGGAAGGCAAGGACATCGTCTTTCGTCACAAGGGCCGTGGCGAGGCTGCGCGCATGTGGCTGGAATATGCGTCCGTCACCACAACAGAGAATTTCATCATCAGCGCGCTGAGCGCCGACGGCACCAGCCAGATCGTCAACGCCGCCTGCGAACCCCATGTGCAGGAACTGTGCGCTTTCCTCGAAAAAATGGGTGCGAAGCTGAAGGGCAAGGGTACCTCGATGGTCAGCATCGAGGGTTGCAAGAACTTCACCAGCGTCGATTACACCTTCGTGGAGGATTTCCACGAGATCGCGACCTTCCTTGCGCTCTCGGCCGTGACCGGCGGCGATATCTCGGTGCGCAACACGCGGCCCGAGGATTTCATGCTAATCGACCGAACCTTCGAGAAATTCGGCGCCGAGGTGACGCACAAGGACGGCTGGTCACGCCTGAACGCGCCCAGCGAACTTGTCGTGCAGCAGAATTTCACCAGCCACATCACCACCAAGGTGGAGGCTGCGCCGTGGCCCTACATTCCCGCCGACCTCCTCCCGATCTTCATCGCGCTCGGCGTGAAGGCAAAAGGCCAGACAATGTTCTGGAACAAGGTCTATGAAGGCGGCCTTACCTGGCACACCGAACTCAGCCTATTTGGCGCACACACGCTGCTCTGCGATCCGCATCGCCTAATCACGTTTGGCGGGGACAAGCTGGTGCCTGCAACGGTGACCAGCCCCTATATCATCCGCGTCGCCATCGCGATGCTGATGGTGGCAAGCAGCATCGAGGGGGAAAGCAAGATCCTCGACGCCGATCCCATACGCCGCGCGCATCCCGACTTCGTGGCGAATATCGACAGCCTTGGCGTCGATGTCAGCTGGAACGACGAAGGCTGA